One window of Acanthochromis polyacanthus isolate Apoly-LR-REF ecotype Palm Island chromosome 19, KAUST_Apoly_ChrSc, whole genome shotgun sequence genomic DNA carries:
- the LOC110969703 gene encoding receptor-type tyrosine-protein phosphatase H isoform X10 translates to MVSWLSVRKCCSRKSHSYKRQKIGVTDSTTTSPSSTEPTTITTPENVGEVKVVDQNETSITLTWEKVNNISYYTLRYDENGEPKVEIINAPPQGTSVKYVVSPLTPGTKYSFTLITVLEGVNSTGYSFTAVTAPENVGEVKVVDQNETSITLTWEKVNNISYYTLRYDENGEPKVENIDASLQGRSVEYVVSPLTPGTKYSFTLITVLEGVNSTGYSFTAVTAPENVGEVKVVDQNETSITLTWEKVNNISYYTLRYDENGEPKVENIDASLQGRSVEYVVSPLTAGTKYSFTLITVLEGVNSTGYSFTAVTAPEKVKGVTVVDQNETSITLTWDKVSNISYYTLQYDENGEPKVEIINAPPQGTSVKYVVSPLTPGTKYSFTLITVLEGVNSTGYSFTAVTAPENVGEVKVVDQNETSITLTWEKVNNISYYTLRYDENGEPKVENIDASLQDTSVEYVVSPLTAGTKYSFTLITVFEEVHSTGHSFTAVTAPEKVKGVTVVDQNETSITLTWDKVNNISYYTLRYDENGEPKVEIINAPPQGTSVKYVVSPLTPGTKYSFTLITVFEEVHSTGFSFDSVTVPLVVDYVNVTDRSLTSVTLTWKKVNKAWGYVLEINGVRETFTPDQSSDVSHSVTPLKPGTAHNFSLVTVFSELNSTAFSGRAVTTIDCASVEWHVSTSSIQGTVEGEFTSATATYNLQTHVSPGGRDVSFTDLVSGATYEISLKYNTSSELLDQCRHDITVFPSPPSNPHCDYYGGGYSASVIWNKPVGVWTTVEVNVTGESYKVDDIEEQKIIIQGLQPARTYQVSLNSVSGHERRSNSLVFSCSTDPRGVIAGSVIGVLLFCLLVCLAVFIFLKRPDIISRKKPFISGSKQTKTKGTLIPVARFPDHFNKLNVDDNRGFSEEYEDLAPVGTNQTQKAAELPDNKVRNRFKNVLPYDWCRVKLSTLNGTSDYINANYMPGYNSNREYIASQGPLPATVNDFWKMIWEQRVKGIVMVTNCTEGGKIKCEQYWPADIKPCLYGELLVTVRSEEQNLNWTIREFSVEHKNTSEERSVKHFHFTAWPDHGVPEGSEVLIQFRELVRRHIEKEGARAPTVVHCSAGVGRTGTIIALDVLLQQLEKERGVGIKEFVHKMRLNRPHMVQTESQYVFLHQCIMDSLQPNQKPEDNIYENADLIYENATALRELR, encoded by the exons ATGGTGTCGTGGCTGTCGGTGAGGAAGTGCTGTTCAAGGAAGTCGCACAGctacaaaagacagaaaatt GGTGTAACTGACTCCACCACAACATCACCATCAAGCACTGAACCGACGACAATCACAA CTCCTGAGAATGTTGGAGAAGTGAAGGTGGTGGACCAGAATGAAACCAGCATAACTCTGACATGGGAAAAAGTCAACAACATCTCATATTACACCCTACGATATGATGAGAATGGAGAACCCAAAGTAGAAATTATTAATGCACCTCCTCAAGGTACATCAGTAAAATATGTGGTCTCTCCTCTGACTCCTGGGACAAAATACAGTTTCACTCTCATCACTGTGCTTGAGGGAGTGAACAGCACTGGATACAGCTTTACTGCTGTGACAG CTCCTGAGAATGTTGGAGAAGTGAAGGTGGTGGACCAGAATGAAACCAGCATAACTCTGACATGGGAAAAAGTCAACAACATCTCATATTACACCCTACGATATGATGAGAATGGAGAACCCAAAGTAGAAAATATTGATGCATCTCTTCAAGGTAGATCAGTAGAATATGTGGTCTCGCCTCTGACTCCTGGGACAAAATACAGTTTCACTCTCATCACTGTGCTTGAGGGAGTGAACAGCACTGGATACAGCTTTACTGCTGTGACAG CTCCTGAGAATGTTGGAGAAGTGAAGGTGGTGGACCAGAATGAAACCAGCATAACTCTGACATGGGAAAAAGTCAACAACATCTCATATTACACCCTACGATATGATGAGAATGGAGAACCCAAAGTAGAAAATATTGATGCATCTCTTCAAGGTAGATCAGTAGAATATGTGGTCTCGCCTCTGACTGCTGGGACAAAATACAGTTTCACTCTCATCACTGTGCTTGAGGGAGTGAACAGCACTGGATACAGCTTTACTGCTGTGACAG CTCCTGAAAAAGTTAAAGGAGTGACGGTGGTGGACCAGAATGAAACCAGCATAACTCTGACATGGGACAAAGTCAGCAACATCTCATATTACACCCTACAATATGATGAGAATGGAGAACCCAAAGTAGAAATTATTAATGCACCTCCTCAAGGTACATCGGTAAAATATGTGGTCTCTCCTCTGACTCCTGGGACAAAATACAGTTTCACTCTCATCACTGTGCTTGAGGGAGTGAACAGCACTGGATACAGCTTTACTGCTGTGACAG CTCCTGAGAATGTTGGAGAAGTGAAGGTGGTGGACCAGAATGAAACCAGCATAACTCTGACATGGGAAAAAGTCAACAACATCTCATATTACACCCTACGATATGATGAGAATGGAGAACCCAAAGTAGAAAATATTGATGCATCTCTTCAAGATACATCAGTAGAATATGTGGTCTCTCCTCTGACTGCTGGGACAAAATACAGTTTCACTCTCATCACTGTGTTTGAGGAAGTCCACAGCACTGGACACAGCTTTACTGCTGTGACAG CTCCTGAAAAAGTTAAAGGAGTGACGGTGGTGGACCAGAATGAAACCAGCATAACTCTGACATGGGACAAAGTCAACAACATCTCATATTACACCCTACGATATGATGAGAATGGAGAACCCAAAGTAGAAATTATTAATGCACCTCCTCAAGGTACATCGGTAAAATATGTGGTCTCTCCTCTGACTCCTGGGACAAAATACAGTTTCACTCTCATCACTGTGTTTGAGGAAGTCCACAGCACTGGATTCAGCTTTGATTCTGTGACTG TTCCTCTAGTGGTGGATTATGTCAATGTGACTGATCGCTCACTGACCAGCGTAACACTAACGTGGAAGAAAGTGAATAAAGCCTGGGGATACGTGCTTGAAATTAATGGAGTCAGAGAGACATTTACCCCAGATCAGTCCTCAGATGTGTCACATTCAGTCACACCTCTCAAGCCAGGAACAGCGCATAACTTCAGCCTGGTCACAGTGTTCTCTGAGCTCAACAGTACTGCCTTTAGTGGTCGTGCAGTAACAA ccATTGACTGTGCCAGTGTAGAATGGCATGTTAGTACCTCATCAATCCAAGGAACAGTTGAAGGCGAGTTCACGAGTGCAACCGCCACTTACAATTTACAAACTCATGTCAGTCCTGGAGGTAGAGATGTGTCTTTTACTGACCTTGTATCCGGTGCAACCTATGAGATATCTCTTAAGTATAACACATCATCAGAACTACTTGATCAGTGTCGCCACGACATAACAGTTT tTCCTTCTCCCCCTTCAAACCCTCATTGTGATTACTATGGAGGTGGCTATTCTGCCTCTGTTATCTGGAACAAACCAGTTGGTGTGTGGACTACTGTGGAGGTGAACGTGACTGGGGAATCTTACAAAGTGGATGACATTGAGGAACAGAAAATCATAATACAAGGATTACAACCTGCCAGAACATATCAAGTGTCTTTAAATTCAGTGTCTGGGCACGAAAGGCGTTCtaattcacttgttttttcatgttCTACTGATCCGAGGG GAGTCATTGCAGGCTCAGTAATTGGTGTGCTGCTTTTTTGTCTCCTGGTCTGTCtggctgttttcattttccttaAAAGACCAGACATCATCAG CAGAAAAAAGCCATTCATTAGTGGAtccaaacaaactaaaacaaagggcAC attaattCCAGTAGCACGGTTTCCAGACCACTTCAATAAATTAAACGTGGATGACAACAGAGGTTTCAGTGAGGAATATGAG GACCTTGCTCCCGTTGGCACGAACCAAACACAAAAGGCAGCTGAGTTACCTGATAACAAAGTGAGGAATCGATTTAAGAATGTGCTGCCAT ATGACTGGTGTCGGGTGAAGCTATCTACGTTAAATGGGACCTCAGACTACATTAATGCAAATTACATGCCA GGCTACAACAGCAACAGGGAGTATATTGCCTCTCAGGGTCCTCTTCCCGCAACAGTCAATGATTTCTGGAAAATGATTTGGGAACAAAGAGTGAAAGGCATTGTCATGGTAACCAACTGCACTGAAGGAGGAAAG ATCAAGTGTGAACAATACTGGCCTGCAGACATCAAGCCTTGCCTTTATGGAGAGCTGTTGGTCACCGTTAGATCTGAAGAACAGAACCTCAACTGGACGATCAGGGAATTTAGTGTGGAACAT aaaaacacGTCAGAGGAACGCTCAGTGAAACATTTCCATTTCACTGCCTGGCCTGATCATGGAGTCCCGGAAGGCAGTGAAGTCCTGATCCAGTTCAGAGAACTGGTGAGACGGCACATAGAGAAAGAAGGAGCTCGGGCACCGACTGTGGTTCACTGCAG
- the LOC110969703 gene encoding receptor-type tyrosine-protein phosphatase H isoform X9, translated as MVSWLSVRKCCSRKSHSYKRQKIGVTDSTTTSPSSTEPTTITTPENVGEVKVVDQNETSITLTWEKVNNISYYTLRYDENGEPKVEIINAPPQGTSVKYVVSPLTPGTKYSFTLITVLEGVNSTGYSFTAVTAPEKVKGVTVVDQNETSITLTWDKVSNISYYTLQYDENGEPKVEIINAPPQGTSVKYVVSPLTPGTKYSFTLITVLEGVNSTGYSFTAVTAPENVGEVKVVDQNETSITLTWEKVNNISYYTLRYDENGEPKVENIDASLQGRSVEYVVSPLTPGTKYSFTLITVLEGVNSTGYSFTAVTAPEKVKGVTVVDQNETSITLTWDKVSNISYYTLRYDENGEPKVEIINAPPQGTSVKYVVSPLTPGTKYSFTLITVLEGVNSTGYSFTAVTAPENVGEVKVVDQNETSITLTWEKVNNISYYTLRYDENGEPKVENIDASLQGRSVEYVVSPLTAGTKYSFTLITVLEGVNSTGYSFTAVTAPEKVKGVTVVDQNETSITLTWEKVNNISYYTLRYDENGEPKVENIDASLQDTSVEYVVSPLTAGTKYSFTLITVFEEVHSTGHSFTAVTAPEKVKGVTVVDQNETSITLTWDKVNNISYYTLRYDENGEPKVEIINAPPQGTSVKYVVSPLTPGTKYSFTLITVFEEVHSTGFSFDSVTVPLVVDYVNVTDRSLTSVTLTWKKVNKAWGYVLEINGVRETFTPDQSSDVSHSVTPLKPGTAHNFSLVTVFSELNSTAFSGRAVTTIDCASVEWHVSTSSIQGTVEGEFTSATATYNLQTHVSPGGRDVSFTDLVSGATYEISLKYNTSSELLDQCRHDITVFPSPPSNPHCDYYGGGYSASVIWNKPVGVWTTVEVNVTGESYKVDDIEEQKIIIQGLQPARTYQVSLNSVSGHERRSNSLVFSCSTDPRGVIAGSVIGVLLFCLLVCLAVFIFLKRPDIISRKKPFISGSKQTKTKGTLIPVARFPDHFNKLNVDDNRGFSEEYEDLAPVGTNQTQKAAELPDNKVRNRFKNVLPYDWCRVKLSTLNGTSDYINANYMPGYNSNREYIASQGPLPATVNDFWKMIWEQRVKGIVMVTNCTEGGKIKCEQYWPADIKPCLYGELLVTVRSEEQNLNWTIREFSVEHKNTSEERSVKHFHFTAWPDHGVPEGSEVLIQFRELVRRHIEKEGARAPTVVHCSAGVGRTGTIIALDVLLQQLEKERGVGIKEFVHKMRLNRPHMVQTESQYVFLHQCIMDSLQPNQKPEDNIYENADLIYENATALRELR; from the exons ATGGTGTCGTGGCTGTCGGTGAGGAAGTGCTGTTCAAGGAAGTCGCACAGctacaaaagacagaaaatt GGTGTAACTGACTCCACCACAACATCACCATCAAGCACTGAACCGACGACAATCACAA CTCCTGAGAATGTTGGAGAAGTGAAGGTGGTGGACCAGAATGAAACCAGCATAACTCTGACATGGGAAAAAGTCAACAACATCTCATATTACACCCTACGATATGATGAGAATGGAGAACCCAAAGTAGAAATTATTAATGCACCTCCTCAAGGTACATCAGTAAAATATGTGGTCTCTCCTCTGACTCCTGGGACAAAATACAGTTTCACTCTCATCACTGTGCTTGAGGGAGTGAACAGCACTGGATACAGCTTTACTGCTGTGACAG CTCCTGAAAAAGTTAAAGGAGTGACGGTGGTGGACCAGAATGAAACCAGCATAACTCTGACATGGGACAAAGTCAGCAACATCTCATATTACACCCTACAATATGATGAGAATGGAGAACCCAAAGTAGAAATTATTAATGCACCTCCTCAAGGTACATCGGTAAAATATGTGGTCTCTCCTCTGACTCCTGGGACAAAATACAGTTTCACTCTCATCACTGTGCTTGAGGGAGTGAACAGCACTGGATACAGCTTTACTGCTGTGACAG CTCCTGAGAATGTTGGAGAAGTGAAGGTGGTGGACCAGAATGAAACCAGCATAACTCTGACATGGGAAAAAGTCAACAACATCTCATATTACACCCTACGATATGATGAGAATGGAGAACCCAAAGTAGAAAATATTGATGCATCTCTTCAAGGTAGATCAGTAGAATATGTGGTCTCGCCTCTGACTCCTGGGACAAAATACAGTTTCACTCTCATCACTGTGCTTGAGGGAGTGAACAGCACTGGATACAGCTTTACTGCTGTGACAG CTCCTGAAAAAGTTAAAGGAGTGACGGTGGTGGACCAGAATGAAACCAGCATAACTCTGACATGGGACAAAGTCAGCAACATCTCATATTACACCCTACGATATGATGAGAATGGAGAACCCAAAGTAGAAATTATTAATGCACCTCCTCAAGGTACATCGGTAAAATATGTGGTCTCTCCTCTGACTCCTGGGACAAAATACAGTTTCACTCTCATCACTGTGCTTGAGGGAGTGAACAGCACTGGATACAGCTTTACTGCTGTGACAG CTCCTGAGAATGTTGGAGAAGTGAAGGTGGTGGACCAGAATGAAACCAGCATAACTCTGACATGGGAAAAAGTCAACAACATCTCATATTACACCCTACGATATGATGAGAATGGAGAACCCAAAGTAGAAAATATTGATGCATCTCTTCAAGGTAGATCAGTAGAATATGTGGTCTCGCCTCTGACTGCTGGGACAAAATACAGTTTCACTCTCATCACTGTGCTTGAGGGAGTGAACAGCACTGGATACAGCTTTACTGCTGTGACAG CTCCTGAAAAAGTTAAAGGAGTGACG GTGGTGGACCAGAATGAAACCAGCATAACTCTGACATGGGAAAAAGTCAACAACATCTCATATTACACCCTACGATATGATGAGAATGGAGAACCCAAAGTAGAAAATATTGATGCATCTCTTCAAGATACATCAGTAGAATATGTGGTCTCTCCTCTGACTGCTGGGACAAAATACAGTTTCACTCTCATCACTGTGTTTGAGGAAGTCCACAGCACTGGACACAGCTTTACTGCTGTGACAG CTCCTGAAAAAGTTAAAGGAGTGACGGTGGTGGACCAGAATGAAACCAGCATAACTCTGACATGGGACAAAGTCAACAACATCTCATATTACACCCTACGATATGATGAGAATGGAGAACCCAAAGTAGAAATTATTAATGCACCTCCTCAAGGTACATCGGTAAAATATGTGGTCTCTCCTCTGACTCCTGGGACAAAATACAGTTTCACTCTCATCACTGTGTTTGAGGAAGTCCACAGCACTGGATTCAGCTTTGATTCTGTGACTG TTCCTCTAGTGGTGGATTATGTCAATGTGACTGATCGCTCACTGACCAGCGTAACACTAACGTGGAAGAAAGTGAATAAAGCCTGGGGATACGTGCTTGAAATTAATGGAGTCAGAGAGACATTTACCCCAGATCAGTCCTCAGATGTGTCACATTCAGTCACACCTCTCAAGCCAGGAACAGCGCATAACTTCAGCCTGGTCACAGTGTTCTCTGAGCTCAACAGTACTGCCTTTAGTGGTCGTGCAGTAACAA ccATTGACTGTGCCAGTGTAGAATGGCATGTTAGTACCTCATCAATCCAAGGAACAGTTGAAGGCGAGTTCACGAGTGCAACCGCCACTTACAATTTACAAACTCATGTCAGTCCTGGAGGTAGAGATGTGTCTTTTACTGACCTTGTATCCGGTGCAACCTATGAGATATCTCTTAAGTATAACACATCATCAGAACTACTTGATCAGTGTCGCCACGACATAACAGTTT tTCCTTCTCCCCCTTCAAACCCTCATTGTGATTACTATGGAGGTGGCTATTCTGCCTCTGTTATCTGGAACAAACCAGTTGGTGTGTGGACTACTGTGGAGGTGAACGTGACTGGGGAATCTTACAAAGTGGATGACATTGAGGAACAGAAAATCATAATACAAGGATTACAACCTGCCAGAACATATCAAGTGTCTTTAAATTCAGTGTCTGGGCACGAAAGGCGTTCtaattcacttgttttttcatgttCTACTGATCCGAGGG GAGTCATTGCAGGCTCAGTAATTGGTGTGCTGCTTTTTTGTCTCCTGGTCTGTCtggctgttttcattttccttaAAAGACCAGACATCATCAG CAGAAAAAAGCCATTCATTAGTGGAtccaaacaaactaaaacaaagggcAC attaattCCAGTAGCACGGTTTCCAGACCACTTCAATAAATTAAACGTGGATGACAACAGAGGTTTCAGTGAGGAATATGAG GACCTTGCTCCCGTTGGCACGAACCAAACACAAAAGGCAGCTGAGTTACCTGATAACAAAGTGAGGAATCGATTTAAGAATGTGCTGCCAT ATGACTGGTGTCGGGTGAAGCTATCTACGTTAAATGGGACCTCAGACTACATTAATGCAAATTACATGCCA GGCTACAACAGCAACAGGGAGTATATTGCCTCTCAGGGTCCTCTTCCCGCAACAGTCAATGATTTCTGGAAAATGATTTGGGAACAAAGAGTGAAAGGCATTGTCATGGTAACCAACTGCACTGAAGGAGGAAAG ATCAAGTGTGAACAATACTGGCCTGCAGACATCAAGCCTTGCCTTTATGGAGAGCTGTTGGTCACCGTTAGATCTGAAGAACAGAACCTCAACTGGACGATCAGGGAATTTAGTGTGGAACAT aaaaacacGTCAGAGGAACGCTCAGTGAAACATTTCCATTTCACTGCCTGGCCTGATCATGGAGTCCCGGAAGGCAGTGAAGTCCTGATCCAGTTCAGAGAACTGGTGAGACGGCACATAGAGAAAGAAGGAGCTCGGGCACCGACTGTGGTTCACTGCAG
- the LOC110969703 gene encoding receptor-type tyrosine-protein phosphatase H isoform X8 — protein MVSWLSVRKCCSRKSHSYKRQKIGVTDSTTTSPSSTEPTTITTPENVGEVKVVDQNETSITLTWEKVNNISYYTLRYDENGEPKVEIINAPPQGTSVKYVVSPLTPGTKYSFTLITVLEGVNSTGYSFTAVTAPEKVKGVTVVDQNETSITLTWDKVSNISYYTLQYDENGEPKVEIINAPPQGTSVKYVVSPLTPGTKYSFTLITVLEGVNSTGYSFTAVTAPENVGEVKVVDQNETSITLTWEKVNNISYYTLRYDENGEPKVENIDASLQGRSVEYVVSPLTPGTKYSFTLITVLEGVNSTGYSFTAVTAPEKVKGVTVVDQNETSITLTWDKVSNISYYTLRYDENGEPKVEIINAPPQGTSVKYVVSPLTPGTKYSFTLITVLEGVNSTGYSFTAVTAPENVGEVKVVDQNETSITLTWEKVNNISYYTLRYDENGEPKVENIDASLQGRSVEYVVSPLTAGTKYSFTLITVLEGVNSTGYSFTAVTAPEKVKGVTVVDQNETSITLTWDKVSNISYYTLQYDENGEPKVEIINAPPQGTSVKYVVSPLTPGTKYSFTLITVLEGVNSTGYSFTAVTAPEKVKGVTVVDQNETSITLTWDKVNNISYYTLRYDENGEPKVEIINAPPQGTSVKYVVSPLTPGTKYSFTLITVFEEVHSTGFSFDSVTVPLVVDYVNVTDRSLTSVTLTWKKVNKAWGYVLEINGVRETFTPDQSSDVSHSVTPLKPGTAHNFSLVTVFSELNSTAFSGRAVTTIDCASVEWHVSTSSIQGTVEGEFTSATATYNLQTHVSPGGRDVSFTDLVSGATYEISLKYNTSSELLDQCRHDITVFPSPPSNPHCDYYGGGYSASVIWNKPVGVWTTVEVNVTGESYKVDDIEEQKIIIQGLQPARTYQVSLNSVSGHERRSNSLVFSCSTDPRGVIAGSVIGVLLFCLLVCLAVFIFLKRPDIISRKKPFISGSKQTKTKGTLIPVARFPDHFNKLNVDDNRGFSEEYEDLAPVGTNQTQKAAELPDNKVRNRFKNVLPYDWCRVKLSTLNGTSDYINANYMPGYNSNREYIASQGPLPATVNDFWKMIWEQRVKGIVMVTNCTEGGKIKCEQYWPADIKPCLYGELLVTVRSEEQNLNWTIREFSVEHKNTSEERSVKHFHFTAWPDHGVPEGSEVLIQFRELVRRHIEKEGARAPTVVHCSAGVGRTGTIIALDVLLQQLEKERGVGIKEFVHKMRLNRPHMVQTESQYVFLHQCIMDSLQPNQKPEDNIYENADLIYENATALRELR, from the exons ATGGTGTCGTGGCTGTCGGTGAGGAAGTGCTGTTCAAGGAAGTCGCACAGctacaaaagacagaaaatt GGTGTAACTGACTCCACCACAACATCACCATCAAGCACTGAACCGACGACAATCACAA CTCCTGAGAATGTTGGAGAAGTGAAGGTGGTGGACCAGAATGAAACCAGCATAACTCTGACATGGGAAAAAGTCAACAACATCTCATATTACACCCTACGATATGATGAGAATGGAGAACCCAAAGTAGAAATTATTAATGCACCTCCTCAAGGTACATCAGTAAAATATGTGGTCTCTCCTCTGACTCCTGGGACAAAATACAGTTTCACTCTCATCACTGTGCTTGAGGGAGTGAACAGCACTGGATACAGCTTTACTGCTGTGACAG CTCCTGAAAAAGTTAAAGGAGTGACGGTGGTGGACCAGAATGAAACCAGCATAACTCTGACATGGGACAAAGTCAGCAACATCTCATATTACACCCTACAATATGATGAGAATGGAGAACCCAAAGTAGAAATTATTAATGCACCTCCTCAAGGTACATCGGTAAAATATGTGGTCTCTCCTCTGACTCCTGGGACAAAATACAGTTTCACTCTCATCACTGTGCTTGAGGGAGTGAACAGCACTGGATACAGCTTTACTGCTGTGACAG CTCCTGAGAATGTTGGAGAAGTGAAGGTGGTGGACCAGAATGAAACCAGCATAACTCTGACATGGGAAAAAGTCAACAACATCTCATATTACACCCTACGATATGATGAGAATGGAGAACCCAAAGTAGAAAATATTGATGCATCTCTTCAAGGTAGATCAGTAGAATATGTGGTCTCGCCTCTGACTCCTGGGACAAAATACAGTTTCACTCTCATCACTGTGCTTGAGGGAGTGAACAGCACTGGATACAGCTTTACTGCTGTGACAG CTCCTGAAAAAGTTAAAGGAGTGACGGTGGTGGACCAGAATGAAACCAGCATAACTCTGACATGGGACAAAGTCAGCAACATCTCATATTACACCCTACGATATGATGAGAATGGAGAACCCAAAGTAGAAATTATTAATGCACCTCCTCAAGGTACATCGGTAAAATATGTGGTCTCTCCTCTGACTCCTGGGACAAAATACAGTTTCACTCTCATCACTGTGCTTGAGGGAGTGAACAGCACTGGATACAGCTTTACTGCTGTGACAG CTCCTGAGAATGTTGGAGAAGTGAAGGTGGTGGACCAGAATGAAACCAGCATAACTCTGACATGGGAAAAAGTCAACAACATCTCATATTACACCCTACGATATGATGAGAATGGAGAACCCAAAGTAGAAAATATTGATGCATCTCTTCAAGGTAGATCAGTAGAATATGTGGTCTCGCCTCTGACTGCTGGGACAAAATACAGTTTCACTCTCATCACTGTGCTTGAGGGAGTGAACAGCACTGGATACAGCTTTACTGCTGTGACAG CTCCTGAAAAAGTTAAAGGAGTGACGGTGGTGGACCAGAATGAAACCAGCATAACTCTGACATGGGACAAAGTCAGCAACATCTCATATTACACCCTACAATATGATGAGAATGGAGAACCCAAAGTAGAAATTATTAATGCACCTCCTCAAGGTACATCGGTAAAATATGTGGTCTCTCCTCTGACTCCTGGGACAAAATACAGTTTCACTCTCATCACTGTGCTTGAGGGAGTGAACAGCACTGGATACAGCTTTACTGCTGTGACAG CTCCTGAAAAAGTTAAAGGAGTGACGGTGGTGGACCAGAATGAAACCAGCATAACTCTGACATGGGACAAAGTCAACAACATCTCATATTACACCCTACGATATGATGAGAATGGAGAACCCAAAGTAGAAATTATTAATGCACCTCCTCAAGGTACATCGGTAAAATATGTGGTCTCTCCTCTGACTCCTGGGACAAAATACAGTTTCACTCTCATCACTGTGTTTGAGGAAGTCCACAGCACTGGATTCAGCTTTGATTCTGTGACTG TTCCTCTAGTGGTGGATTATGTCAATGTGACTGATCGCTCACTGACCAGCGTAACACTAACGTGGAAGAAAGTGAATAAAGCCTGGGGATACGTGCTTGAAATTAATGGAGTCAGAGAGACATTTACCCCAGATCAGTCCTCAGATGTGTCACATTCAGTCACACCTCTCAAGCCAGGAACAGCGCATAACTTCAGCCTGGTCACAGTGTTCTCTGAGCTCAACAGTACTGCCTTTAGTGGTCGTGCAGTAACAA ccATTGACTGTGCCAGTGTAGAATGGCATGTTAGTACCTCATCAATCCAAGGAACAGTTGAAGGCGAGTTCACGAGTGCAACCGCCACTTACAATTTACAAACTCATGTCAGTCCTGGAGGTAGAGATGTGTCTTTTACTGACCTTGTATCCGGTGCAACCTATGAGATATCTCTTAAGTATAACACATCATCAGAACTACTTGATCAGTGTCGCCACGACATAACAGTTT tTCCTTCTCCCCCTTCAAACCCTCATTGTGATTACTATGGAGGTGGCTATTCTGCCTCTGTTATCTGGAACAAACCAGTTGGTGTGTGGACTACTGTGGAGGTGAACGTGACTGGGGAATCTTACAAAGTGGATGACATTGAGGAACAGAAAATCATAATACAAGGATTACAACCTGCCAGAACATATCAAGTGTCTTTAAATTCAGTGTCTGGGCACGAAAGGCGTTCtaattcacttgttttttcatgttCTACTGATCCGAGGG GAGTCATTGCAGGCTCAGTAATTGGTGTGCTGCTTTTTTGTCTCCTGGTCTGTCtggctgttttcattttccttaAAAGACCAGACATCATCAG CAGAAAAAAGCCATTCATTAGTGGAtccaaacaaactaaaacaaagggcAC attaattCCAGTAGCACGGTTTCCAGACCACTTCAATAAATTAAACGTGGATGACAACAGAGGTTTCAGTGAGGAATATGAG GACCTTGCTCCCGTTGGCACGAACCAAACACAAAAGGCAGCTGAGTTACCTGATAACAAAGTGAGGAATCGATTTAAGAATGTGCTGCCAT ATGACTGGTGTCGGGTGAAGCTATCTACGTTAAATGGGACCTCAGACTACATTAATGCAAATTACATGCCA GGCTACAACAGCAACAGGGAGTATATTGCCTCTCAGGGTCCTCTTCCCGCAACAGTCAATGATTTCTGGAAAATGATTTGGGAACAAAGAGTGAAAGGCATTGTCATGGTAACCAACTGCACTGAAGGAGGAAAG ATCAAGTGTGAACAATACTGGCCTGCAGACATCAAGCCTTGCCTTTATGGAGAGCTGTTGGTCACCGTTAGATCTGAAGAACAGAACCTCAACTGGACGATCAGGGAATTTAGTGTGGAACAT aaaaacacGTCAGAGGAACGCTCAGTGAAACATTTCCATTTCACTGCCTGGCCTGATCATGGAGTCCCGGAAGGCAGTGAAGTCCTGATCCAGTTCAGAGAACTGGTGAGACGGCACATAGAGAAAGAAGGAGCTCGGGCACCGACTGTGGTTCACTGCAG